The stretch of DNA CTGGTGAAGGATATGTGAAGGAGACATCATATGCTGCATGTAATATATGTATTCTTAACTGATGCAATTGGCTTCTTGTAAGGTTGAGGAGCGCCTAGTGTCAGTAGATGAGTTGGTTAACGCTGATGAAGTTTTCTGCACGGGAACTGCTGTTGTCGTGTCACCTGTGGGGAGCATTACATATCTGGGGAAAAGGTGACACTTCTCCATTGCCTTGCTAGTTATATGCATGAATCATCAAGAAGCCGTTTGTATTATTTTCTGAAAATACTGTcaatatatttttcttgaaaaaggCATTTCCTCTTTCTTGCAATAGCACCATGATGTTACTACTGAAGTAGCACACGATTAGCAAAACCACCTTGTTCCATCCACTAGTAAAAGCATACAGTATCGATGTGATTAGTTTACATAATTTCTTATTTTTCCTGTACTAGTTTTTCTGATCATTTTACAATATTGCTTGTGATTAATTTatgtaattttttatttgtCCCTCATTTTTGAGAATGCTAGTACCTTGATTTTACCTGACATCGCGTCTTCATGATATGGGTGTTAATTTCCTTCATGGATTTCCTTCAATGTAGCATCGCATGCCATTTGGACCAGGGTCATTTTTCCCTGTTTTTATTAAAAGGAAAATACATGGAATTCGGTTTAAAGTGGGACAGCAATAATTTGTCTTCTGAGAAGGATGGCTGGAGCCTTATGTAATAGCAGCCAATTTCACCACTGCTCACGTACATACAGATGATTGTTGATTTGTAGAAAATGGAGGTTCTattttttagagtatgtgtagCAATGCTGGACTCTGAAATCTCATGTTCTTGGTTTGCAGGGTAGAATATGGCAACCAAGGAGTCGGTGTCATATCTCAGCAGCTATACAAGTCACTTACAAGCCTCCAGATGGGTCTTGTGGAGGATTGTATGGGTTGGACTGTGCAACTGAATCAGTAGCGGGTCACAGATATTGCCTGCGCAGATCTCTAGATCATTACGGCTAGTTGGGTGTGATAATTTTCTTGTTAGTTTTTGCAGCACACTCTTAGGATTGAGTTCCTGTTGTAGATTACAGACACCCTGCATATGTACTGTATTTGCTTTCCTTGCTGTCTGAGCACAGATCAGTAAGATCATGTAATGCTTACTAACCCTGAGCTCCGAACCACAAGAACATCAAACACTCCTGGTTACATTGCGGATCTTTTGTTTCAAagtaataaaataaatttgCAGCTGTGCTCTTCCCATGTAAGGATAGTGTCAGATCAGTTCATGCTGTTACTTTGACATATTGTGGTATCTGAAGGGAAGTAGCAATGTCTTGCAACATCGATATCAAACTGTTGCCTGCACTCTGCAGTAATTAGATCCGTTTGCTTTTGAACAGACTTGTAGAAATGTTGATTGACGTGGCGCAAGTTTGAATTCTGTTTGCAGTGTCCCAATTTTCAGTGAGTTGAAGTTAACGTACTGTATTTGTTTCTTAAAAAAACACTTTGGATCATAGTAAAATTTTTAAAGTTATTACTATCATGACATGAAGCTGTGAAACACTGACGGGTAACTTATAACTCAAACCCAGCAAATAAAACTGATGAAACCCACTTTTAGGGCACCAGATCTGTACGAGAAGCAAAACACATTATGGATATCAGCTCAGTCGCAAACAAATTTCTCTGGTTCAGGAGTTCAGACATTGCATTAGATCCTCAGCGAAGATATAGTGTGCTGCTTCATAGCTAGATGCATTAACATTAAATTCTCTAAACAAAAAAGGTGGTACAAGTCCTAATTCAAAACTGCAAATATAGTAGCCATCTCAACCATCAAACACGACACCATTCAAACAGAAGATGATACTGCTCAAGCTTCAACAGCAACCCTTCCAGCCACTTGGTCCAGATCACGCCTTCCCTGGGAAGTAATCAGCCGTCCACTGCAAGGCAACAACAAAAATGCACAATAAGCACATCTCCACAACCAGGGAAAATAAGCAAGCAATAAAGCAAGGCACAGAGCATTTGAGATACCCCTTGGGATCAACATCAATGATGCCCATTTTCTGCAACTGCTGCAGGATGTTGCGTGAAATGGCGCCACTGCTCTTGCAGAAGTGCGGCGGACAGGAACCATTCCTCTGGCGGCCACCGTAGATTTTCTGGAATCCACCCACACCAATGCCTTGCCTCAGGTAGATCTTCCTTGCAATAGAGGCTGCAGGGGAAGAAAATTGGTAATCGGATTGAGGAGCAAAATCTGGATATTAAAGTTGATAAATGATATCGGGGAAGAACAAGATCCCGCACCAGCCCTGGTGTAGTACCAGTCAGGGTCATAAGGAGGGAGCTCCTTGAACCTCGCAGTCTTCACAATGTCAACCCACTCAGGGAGCTCCATCTAACACAAGACAGAGCATCATAGTAACAAGAAATTCCACATAGCAGCACAGGAATATAGTCGTTATTATCCATAGCAGACAACTGATGCAATGCAATATAGAAGAAAACATTCTCCCAACCTCACCTCCCCAATCTTAATTTCTTGCTCATGCAACAGATAAGCTTTGTTTCTTGAAGCAACAAAAACTGTAACTAGGATTTCAAATTATAAAAGCCAACCAAACAAAAACGAAAGCTTAGCAGTAGTAACACTTGGGACAATGAGCAGGACAAGGTTAAAGTGATAGACACCAACAGTAAGCTAAATCATTGAATTATAAGCATTTTCAATTGTCTGAATCCCAAGGGTTTACAACCCCTTTTCAAGCTGACTGACTCTGGATACCCAGAGAAACAAAATAAATCACCTCGCCTGTTGTGCTCCGGGAATTTTGAGCATTGTTAAAATTTGCCTATATCCCAAGTGTATGGATAAAACAGGCGCATTCAATACAATCAAAGGCTCCCTCTAGATTAAATTTGACAAATCTACAGCAGAAAAATTGACCTTACACACAGGGCGAAAAGAGGCAGCATCTCTTTAGGCCATAATAAATTCGAAAGCCTAACAAATCACTCTAGTGGTATAACCAAAAGGCCAACGAATCAGAGATTGCTCCTAAAACTGCACAGGCAACGGCAATCCTATGCGCAAGGTCTAGGAGTCGAAAATTACGGGGCAGGCGGCGTTACCTTGCCGGAGCTCTTGAGGTGCGCGGAGTAGGCCTTGACGAACTCGTGCGCGTTGACATCCTTCACCGTCCTCGCCGTCGAGGTCGCCATCCTGCTTGGGCTTGTGCGAGTGCTTGGGCTGGGGGGACGGAGGCTGCTCGGGGCTAGGGTTTTGTATGTATACGATTGGGGCGTCGGATCGGATGGATGGGGCTCCCACACCCTCCGACCGACGGTTGCGATGCGatggccgccgcccgcgaccGCGAATTGGGCCGAGAAGAGTGtacgggccgggccgggccggcctctATAATCAAGCGGCCCGTTCCTACTACCCCACTCCGTACAAAAcaaaggcaggcaggcaggcaggcgcaGAGAGAGCGAGCCGCAGAGAATTCAAATTTGCAGGGCCTCGCCGGCgatcgccacggccgccgccgcctcgctcgcGGCCATGAAGCTTAAGATCAACAAGGCGTGCGACCTCGGCTCCATCTCCATCCTCCCTCCCCGGTGAaatccccctcccccctcccctctcgccgcGGCTGCTTCCGTTATTCTCACATGTGCTCCCTGTTCTGTTTCTGCGGCTTTCAGTAGGACCGGAGGGAgcggcggcaccggcggggTGGGCGCTTCGggttcctccgccgcggccctgtCGGGGTCGCAGCAGCAGCGCTCACAGCCGCTGTCCCAGCAGTCCTTCTCACAGTCGCAGCTCTCGCAGGGCTCCCTCGACGAGAACCTCCTCAGCCTCCACCTCGCTTCGCCCGCGCACGATCAGGTTCCGCCCCTCTGCCGGCATCTATAATCtattcctccctctcctctctgctcCTGTGTGCTGATTGGAGGGCCCTTGTTTGTTCATGTGTCATCACCCGGGGCCGGGATTGGTGGTTTTGCTTCATCAGTGGATTCGTCAGGTGTTTGGGATTCCGTGAGTGGCGTGCTACATTAGTTGCGTACTTCAAATTGGTGCACTAGCCAGCCATTTAGTCGCAGGAATTCGCAAAATTTGTAGCAACAATTTGTAGGATGCAGAACCACACTGCCATAGGTTGTCCAGTTTCCAATAATCTAGCTGTCAAATTGTTTGCTCTGCCACTGGTACCACCATCTTGCAATCTCTTTGCTGCATGCATATTACTCAAGCTATTAGGGAGTTAGATCTCCTGAGCTACATCTATTACTGCGAATCTGTTTGAAATTTATGATTTAATAATGTGAGTCTCTTTGAAATCCATGCCTTCTTGATTCCACCAGTATGCAGTTTGGTCCCGTTAATTTCTGACCCTCAACAATGACTTTTGCTTTATTCTTCAAGGCATGATGAGAGCCCAATGTGACAATGCTCTTGCTGCTCATATTTTACCTACAGCTCCTGTGTTTCTATATGCAGCTCACTAGTTCTCAGATATGTATAGCTATGGTTTCTTGCCCAATTTTGACCTCCATTATCCTTTGCTTGGTGACCAGAGATTCGGGTTACATGATGACTCATCAAAGAAAACGCCTTCCTTGCCTGTCAACTCGGCTTCTTGTGTGCGAGAAGAAACTCAGCTACAACTGGCAAAAATACCAAGCAACGCTGTCCATCGGTGGAACCCTTCTCCTCCCGACAGTAGATGTAATGCCTCAAGACCTCTATCCTTTTGACACAATTTCTAGTTTATTAGTATCATCATACTAGTATTTTATTCTCCTTATCTCATGTACTATGCACAAGGCTGGTCTGGTCCATGTTTTCGTAGTAGAAAAGTAACACTGAAGCCTTTTTATATCCAGATAACCCGTTCATTGACCTGCCATAGTTGCATGGAATCTCTCTTTTGAATCGTATGCCTGACTAGTAATATTTTAACAGGTCAGATTCCCAATGAAGATGTTGAGCGCAAATTTCAGCATCTGGCAAGTTCGGTGCATAAGATGGGGATGGTACTGGATTCAGTGCAAAATGATGTTATGCAGTTAAACAGAGCCATGAAGGAAGCGTCACTAGACTGTAAGCCCCCCTAACTGTGAGCTGAACTGATAATGCAGAAGTTTCTCTTTCTTCATGAGCTTTTGAGCTCTAATTAGGTTCTGGTGCAATACTGAAAGCATGAGTTCACCATGTTCAGCTGGCAGCATACAGCAGAAGGTTGTTGTCCTGGACAATTCACTGCAGAAAATTGTGAGGATTATTAATGCTTTTGTCGTTTCTCCTACAGCGTTCTGTTTTTACAGACAACAACATTTGACTTATTTGTTCATACCATTGCAGCTTAAGGGACAAGATGATCTCAAAGCACTTGTTGAGAGCAGCATCAAAAGCATTGCTGATCAGCTGAGTGTTCTGAACTCCCACTCCAGCAAACTGGACGAGATATCCTCGATCCTTTCAGTCTGGCCGAAACAAATAGAGATAGATTTAAGGCAACTTCAGAGTGACATCTTCAGAATTTTTACAAAAGAGATGGAGGTAGTCCTTAAGTTTCTTCACCTCTACTTTTTATATGATTCCAAGATCTCCATTTAATTTTGGATTCTTCTGATGATTGGCATGTGCGCACAAATAGTTATCCTTGCCAGCTTCCTAGTTTGTGAATTACATAGTTATCGCAGTAGAATCTATTTCAGTTTCACATAAACATATAGGTTAACTCAAATTTGGAGATAACTTAAATTATACAGTCAATCTCATATGCCATTTGCCACTTGAAGTACTAAAAGAACAACGCTGAATTGctcggaaaaaaaaaagaaacaatgcTGTGACACTGTTTGGTCTGAACTCTAAGCTGACTGATCATTGCCTCTTTGTGCAGGGGATTGTTAGAGCTATCAGATCTCTCAACAGTAGGCCTGCTGCAATCCAAATACCAACAGTATGTATTCATTACTCTAGTaagtaattcaaatttcatCAGTATCCCCCTCTTTTAGTTATATCTTTTTCATCTTGGCTGAAGGACCAGATCTGCACGACCAACACAAGGCCACTGATGCACCAACTACCCATAGCAAATGAAAGACCCCAGGTGAACCAAACACCAGTAGCAAATGGAAGACACCTGGTGAGCCAAACACCAGCAGCAAATGGGAAAATTCTGATGAACCAAACATCAGCAGGAGATGAAAGATCCCTGATGAGTCAAGTACCAGCAGCAAACGGAAAATCTTTGATGAGCCAAATACCAGCACCAAATGGAAGACCTATGATGAGCCAGAGACCAGGAGCAAACGGAAAGTCCCAGATGAACCAAATACATACCGCAAGTGGAAAGCCCCGTACAAACAAAATGCCAGCACCAGAAGTGTAATATTCTCGCGTCCATTTCTTACAAATTCCAGTTATTAGATGATACTTTATTCCTTAGAATGGAGCATTTAACTTGAAGTTTTCTTAATGGTTAATCAGAGCGTAAACTGACTGCTCTAATCTTGATATCCTCAAAAACAAGGTTTAGATATTGTTATATGCTAACCTGAAAGCTGATTGAAAATCCATCATTGGATGCATGATCTTTAAAAAGGCTACTTCTTTTTTCATTGCATCTGGTTAATGCAGGAGTCCGAGTGTTGAAATAGCAACATGTTCGGATGCTATTGCGGTGGAATGTTAGTTTTGTTATATTCACGATGGCTTCTTCAGTTTTATTGACTTTCCTCTATGGATGTTTGTTTCATTATACTACAATGGCATTTGTTTTTTCAATTGGACTGATTTTCATCAAGTAAGATTAAGTTGTTCTTTGTCAGTTGCATTACTAACATGACTGCcactatataaatatatatactagtACTGGTTCTCCATCTCTGTGTCATAGCTGGAGTTTTCAGTTATATCTAAATCCCTGTGGTATGGGGGCATTAGTGGTGCATGGACTGGAAATGTGAATTAAATTGTCAGATCTTGTATCATCGGAGAGAGGTTTGTTATGTGCTTTTTCAGAAGGTGAATGAACATCCATCAGTCTTCAAATGGTGGTGGGTGTTGTAGTGCAATTGCAGTTAAGCTAGGTGTTTTTCAGTTGTGTTTTGAATACGTACTTGCAGTGATTTTGGTTTTCTGTGTCTTAGTTTGATGACTGTATCGTGACTAGGCTTCATTATTAATGATGACAGGCATCCTGCATCTTTGGCTTGCCCTGCAAAGATGGCATATCCGCATCTGAAGGTAGAAGAAGAGGGAAAGATGAAAGTGCTTCCTCAAAAGTTGACTGGTTCTAGAAGAATGGTGGCACTGACACCTAAACAGGAAGAGGAGGTGGCAAGTACCAAGGTCACCGGGACTGCGGCAGCTAAGAAGGTAGTTACATTACATGTGGTGTTATGGCAACCAAAACATGCGGCTGCTGCCTTATGTTGATGAGCGTGTGACGACGGCTGCTTGTGAATGTGCAACACGCAGGCAGCAGCGGCCATGATAATCATTGACTCTGATGATGACAGCGAAGGTCGTGGCTCCTGCGTGATTCTCAAGTCCTCAGGATCAGGTAGTTATATATATGTACGGTACGCTAGAGATCGAGCTGGAATCGCATATTGGGATTTGGGTGGGGTACCATAGTTAGTAGCAGAACCTGAACAAGGGAGACGCGGGCTCTAATTTGTGCAGGTGACAAGGAGTGCCACCTGATGAAGGAAGCCACGGAAGAGAGCCAGCAGATTCTGCGGAGGGCCAGGAAGCGGCGGAGGAGAGAAATGCAGGCCATTGTGCCTGCCGCCTAATTAATAAGGTAATGGAATCCAATCAATCTAGAGATATGATACGACGATGCAAcgggctagctagctagctagcagtgTCGTCGTTTCATTCACCTAGCAGTAGATAGTACAAGTTAAGATAggccatatatatatgtatgtaggAAAGCAGGCAGAGTATATGTGTTAATTCTTGAGGTGGTGTGACCGTGTGATCCTCCGATTCTTTCCCTTGCTCTTGATTGATTCAACAAGTAAGTACTTATAGTATTAATTACCTTTGTGCTGTGCGGTTAAGAGCATGCATACATTTTATTCATCAGCTCTGCAACTGTTATATATGTTCCATctggcctctgctgctgcctttGACATTGAGTACATGGGCTTCCCGGGCTTTCAATTCAGCACCAGCAACAGCAAGGCACCATGCAAATGCAAGTGGTGGTTGTGAATTTCCTCGCTGCTTGCTAGGGCCTAGGGCCATCATCTTACGTATTATTTTTTGTGTGGCATGCATGCATTTGACATACAAATAAAGCAGCAGGAAACGTGGAATGTCTTTTGGCTCGTACGTGTTCCTCCCAACTAGCAAGCAGCACTGATCAAAGCATGCCTGTATTTAGAGTTAAGGAAAATGTACAAAGACCAGTACAAATACAGGAACACCGtaccaaaagaagaagaagaagaagaagcaagcaGAACTACAAGGACGTGTGTGGATGTGCATCCAGCAGCCATCGTCCAATGCAAGGAGATCTGATGTATATCATCTACTACTACTAGTTTACTTACTACTGTGTACCTGCAGGCCTAGTGGCCTGGGCGCGGCAGGCAATCAATAATTTACTCGGCCCAATCAATCAATAATTTACCAAGGCGCTCGCTTTCTGGTGCAGATCGAGCAGGTGGAGGTGGGGAAAAGTAAAGCGCGCCATTGCCATGTGCTCCACCACTCCATCATCCACAGCTTGCTTGTGCAGGAATGCAAGATTCCttccgtcgtcgtcctcgtctcTCCTCTTGACGCGCCGCCCAGCAGCCCACAAACTTAACTTTGATCATCTCCTCTCCTCTCAATCTCGCCGGTGTTCGTACGTGTCGTTCAACTGAAGCTCGCTCCCCTGAGGCCGCTCAGTTATCAGCAGGTattagtagctagctagctgtctGCCGCTCCGCTAACAGCAGCTCATATGAGTTTTTGAACTGCATCTGCATGCAGATCGAGTTCCCAAACAACAAATATGGGCAAGACTAGTCAGAAACAGCGCCGGCTTATGCGACGTCAGGACAACAATAATATAGGCTGCAGCATGTCAGGCCTCATCCGCATCTTCTATTCCCGCCGTGACGCCAAAAAGCTCCTCTTGGACAGGAAGCAAGGGAGCACAAGCAGGCACATTTTCACCGCCTTTCCTGGTACCACACTAATCGTTTCTAGCAACAACCTTAATTAAAACGACTAGATAGCTAGTCTCTGCTAATGCTAGCTGTCAATTTACCCAACAAAACTAAACCTTCTTATTATGATATTGCTGACCAAAGCCATAAGAGATTATTATTATTCCAATTGCTATATATGCACACTAGCTTGTTTGATTATTCATTATAATAGGCAGCTAGCTTGGTAAACTTGTGCCAGTATGCACTGCATGTCAATATGATGTGAATACTTAGACATTTGAAGAAAAATATCACATTTATAAACTTGATTGCAGGAAGAGGCCACTCGAGAAAGAAATCCAGGGGTTTGGACGAGATAGATGAGGACGGCAATGTAAGCTTTCTTTatgtacatatacatatacatttaCGTCTCTAGCTAGCAAGATGTGTTATTGTGTTCTCGAGAGTGTAAAAACATTTTGTCAAATGTTGGCTCATCAATAGTCTGCTTAATGATTGTGTTTACTCTGCCAAGATGCAGCACATGTCCAATGAGAGTAGCCATTCTTGATCATATGGTTGCTTGCATAATAATTTCAGAAAAGCATGCTGGAATGATCCCACAGATTCTATTAAGCAGTGCAAGTGGTCTGGGGATATCCTTCGTTTATGGACTTGAATTCAGCCACCATCATGCATTCTTGATGTAGAAAAGGCTTGGTTCCAGCTTTGAATTATTATCTGTATCAAGCCATATTGCTCTTTGGTCATAAACTCCAGAAGAACCACTTGGCAGAAAATACATCAATACCTAACATATTGGTTTCTATATCTGTTGAACTGTACGTTACTGCCTCAAAAGTCAAAACTAAAAACAACAAAACATTGCATAAAATCCATTGCCTAATAAAATCAAGCACGCTTCACATGTACTGTAAAGCATCTAATTGGAAGTGGTCTAGTTTGCATTAAGTTTCTATGTGACCTATAATTGTATGCATTATCCCATTCCGTAATGCTTATGCTGCATATTGGAGCTTATATTCTAAATGATTGTAGATCTGCTGCTCTTATCTTTCTCAGAACATGGAGGAATGCAGTTCAAGCAAACCAACAGTCAAAAGACTTATGGAGGATGAGCTAGGAAAGCTAAAACAGTTGAAGATTCCAAAGGATGAGGTTCAAAGAATATTAGCTGACCTGGGACATGACGTCTATCTGGACAAAAGATCAACACAGAACAGCAAATCAAAGGGAGACCAGAATCACAGCACAAGCATCACCGTGTCTGCTCCATCTAGATCTTTGGATCCTAGTGGTTCCAACAGCAAGGAAGAAGCAGAAGAGAATGAACTTGAATGTGCCTTGACAGATTTCTTAGGACAAATCCAGAGGTACCATGATGAGCATCCGCATAAATTTTGCAGGAATAAGGGTGAGCTATGTACAGAGCTGAAGGTCCTAATCCAGACAAAGCTTAATGAGCTAGATAATCCTTCTTGCAGTCTTGGTTATGAGCAAACTCCACAGGGTGAAGAAAAGGATACTGCTGACGGCAAACATCTGCATAGCAGAAGTGTAACTCAACCCAAACAATTCAGAGACACACTCGAGATGCTATGCTCAGACACTGAACTTTTCGTCAAGATACTTGAGCAGTCGAATTTACATAATTTGGCGAGCATTCAAAGGCACAAAAACAGACAGATAGGAACTGGGCCAGCACCCACAAAAATGCCAGAGAATACCAAAGATTCTAAAAGTCCGAGTAAGCATGAGTTGGTCACCAATACACGTGGTAAAGAGAGTAAGCATATATTTTTCTGGAAGAAGGAAAGACCAAACAGAACGCATACTGAAGAAACCAATAGTTCTCAGCCAGTTAACAAAATAGTTATACTGAAGCCAAATACAATAAGAGGGGCTAACCCTGCTGCGGCTATTAGTTCAACTCAATATCCAGAATTAAGTGAAGCTGAaagttcaaaattttcaatttcgGGAGTCAAGAGGAGATTCAGAATCGTTTCTAGTGAagctagaaaaggaaaaccgACAGTGTGTGAAGATAGCCTCCAAAAAGATCCACATTGGTTCCAAAAATCAGCTTTCGCAATAAAAAAAGATACCAGACAGCTCGCTGAACAGACCTCGGTAGATAAAGCTTTGTCTACTGGTACAAAGGATTTTAGATCTTCAAGCATGAGTAGGAAAAAACAAAGGAATGATGGACCAAGCGAAATTAACAATAACATAATGACATCACCAAAGGATGAATCTGCCTTTTATGACGAGGCCAAGAAACATCTAATAGAAATTCTGAAGGACAAAAGTCAAACAGCTAAGTACCCGACACTTCAGATCTCAAGGTCCTTGGTAAGGATGCTTTCCCTCCCTCAATGCAACACACCATCACCTAGGAGTAGCCCTAGGGCAAAAGATTGCATTTACCTTTCACCTGAAGAGGCAAACATTCATGCCATATAcaaggaaaagagagaagaattTGCAAAAGAAGAAAGCCACTTGGGAAAAAATTCAGAAAGTGTTGCATGTGAAACACATCATAAGCAGGCTGTTCAGGAAAGGCATTGCATCAAAGAAGAAAGTCAAGAAACAACACAAAACAGTAAGTAAATGCTTTCCTAGTCATCAAAATAGTTGAACAAACATGGTTATTTTGTCACAAGGATAAAATATTTGTAGATGCTGGACTTGACACTCTGCGCTCTGAAGAAATTGACAAATTGGATTGCATCCCAGCAGAGCAATGCAGATATAAACCATTGCAAGTATGTTCCAGCCAATACTCAAAGCTGTTCCATGTTGTTTCTATCTCTTTTCTTATTTTGATGAATTTATGTACTTACATTGAAGGATATGATGGGAGAAGTAGAACCAGTCAAAGAGCATGTTGCAATGGTTCCAAGCCCCCCTGGGAATGATGTGCCAGAATGCCAAGGGCCCACAACTCCCCAATCAAGTGCACCAATTGAGCTGATATCGCAATTTTCTCCTGATGGAAACCATGAAAAGCAAGAGCAACCCAGTCCTGTATCTGTTCTCTATCCGTTCTTCCATGCAGATGTCGACAGTTCTAATAATGAAAACATTATAAAATGTACAACTCAATTTTAAACTTAACATTTCCATTTATATTGAAAAAAATGAGCGTTCCAAAAATCTAAATGATTTTTTGGTCCTCCAATGATCTATAGGTGAATTGCACGAAGATATCTTGAGATCACAATACACCACAGCGGATGGTTCAGACCATGGGGTTTTCTGGGTGGACAAGGATGTCAGGTTAGGTTACATAGAAGAATTGCTAGAGCTGTCAGAATTATGCACATACCAGAACTTAGAGGTATGGTATCTAGAAGACAAATTAATCAGCCCTTGCTTGTTCGAAGAATTACATCAAGGAAATCAAATAGATGATATGAAGCTTCTCTTTGACTGCATTTGTGAAGCTGTGACAGAAGTCCAGGGTATCTACTTCAGTCCTGCATGCTTATCTCCTCTCAAACACAACATAAGGGGACCTCCAACAGGACGAAACCTTATCTCAGAAATCAATAAGCAAGTCGAGCGCCATCTCCATTATCAATTCCTGAGCACATTAGACCAGCTAGTTAATATGGATCTTGAAGGTGGCAGTTGGATGAATCTTCGACCAGAAAGTGAAGAGATCACTGTGGTAATATGGGACTGCATACTAGATGAACTATTGGAAGAAGCTGTTTATGATTTGTGGATTTGAAGCTTCAGTCTCCTAGTCAACGTTGAAGTCTCCTAACACTATCTGTATATTGGCCGTGCAATA from Panicum virgatum strain AP13 chromosome 9K, P.virgatum_v5, whole genome shotgun sequence encodes:
- the LOC120647630 gene encoding protein PAIR1-like isoform X1, whose amino-acid sequence is MKLKINKACDLGSISILPPRRTGGSGGTGGVGASGSSAAALSGSQQQRSQPLSQQSFSQSQLSQGSLDENLLSLHLASPAHDQRFGLHDDSSKKTPSLPVNSASCVREETQLQLAKIPSNAVHRWNPSPPDSRCQIPNEDVERKFQHLASSVHKMGMVLDSVQNDVMQLNRAMKEASLDSGSIQQKVVVLDNSLQKILKGQDDLKALVESSIKSIADQLSVLNSHSSKLDEISSILSVWPKQIEIDLRQLQSDIFRIFTKEMEGIVRAIRSLNSRPAAIQIPTDQICTTNTRPLMHQLPIANERPQVNQTPVANGRHLVSQTPAANGKILMNQTSAGDERSLMSQVPAANGKSLMSQIPAPNGRPMMSQRPGANGKSQMNQIHTASGKPRTNKMPAPEVHPASLACPAKMAYPHLKVEEEGKMKVLPQKLTGSRRMVALTPKQEEEVASTKVTGTAAAKKAAAAMIIIDSDDDSEGRGSCVILKSSGSGDKECHLMKEATEESQQILRRARKRRRREMQAIVPAA
- the LOC120647630 gene encoding protein PAIR1-like isoform X2, whose amino-acid sequence is MKLKINKACDLGSISILPPRRTGGSGGTGGVGASGSSAAALSGSQQQRSQPLSQQSFSQSQLSQGSLDENLLSLHLASPAHDQRFGLHDDSSKKTPSLPVNSASCVREETQLQLAKIPSNAVHRWNPSPPDSRCQIPNEDVERKFQHLASSVHKMGMVLDSVQNDVMQLNRAMKEASLDSGSIQQKVVVLDNSLQKILKGQDDLKALVESSIKSIADQLSVLNSHSSKLDEISSILSVWPKQIEIDLRQLQSDIFRIFTKEMEGIVRAIRSLNSRPAAIQIPTICTTNTRPLMHQLPIANERPQVNQTPVANGRHLVSQTPAANGKILMNQTSAGDERSLMSQVPAANGKSLMSQIPAPNGRPMMSQRPGANGKSQMNQIHTASGKPRTNKMPAPEVHPASLACPAKMAYPHLKVEEEGKMKVLPQKLTGSRRMVALTPKQEEEVASTKVTGTAAAKKAAAAMIIIDSDDDSEGRGSCVILKSSGSGDKECHLMKEATEESQQILRRARKRRRREMQAIVPAA
- the LOC120647628 gene encoding 40S ribosomal protein S19-like, which gives rise to MATSTARTVKDVNAHEFVKAYSAHLKSSGKMELPEWVDIVKTARFKELPPYDPDWYYTRAASIARKIYLRQGIGVGGFQKIYGGRQRNGSCPPHFCKSSGAISRNILQQLQKMGIIDVDPKGGRLITSQGRRDLDQVAGRVAVEA